TCTGGTGTCGCAGGCCAATCACTCGGGGCACAGCTCGCCGCTGCTGCGCGACGCGCCCTTCGCGGTGCTGGCCGGGGTCGAGGAGTCGCGCGCGGAATTGCCCGGCATCGAAGTGCAGGTGGAGCCGCTGCGGCGCTACCCGAACGGCGCGCTGGCAGCGCACCTGCTCGGCTACGCCGGCGAGATCAACGACACCGAGCTCGATTCGCTCACGGACCAGGGCTATCAGTCGGGCGACCTGCTGGGCAGGAGCGGGGTCGAAAAGAGCTACGAGGAGATCCTGCGCGGCCACGACGGCGCCGAGTACGTGGTGGTGAACGCGATGGGCAAGCGCGTCTCGGCGCTGGCCGGCGAGCCGCCGCGGCCGCCGGTCCCCGGCCACGATCTGGTGCTCACCCTGGATCTCAAGGTCCAGCGCGCGCTCGAGGCCGCGATGCGCAACGTCGCCCGCGGCGCGGCGGTGGTGGTGGATCCACGCGACGGCGGGATCCTGGCGCTGGTCAGTCGCCCGGCCTTCGACCCCAACGAGTTCTCGCACGGGCTGAGCTACGAGCGCTGGAACGAGCTGAACAGCGCGGCCGCCAATCCGCTGCTCGACCGCGCGATTCAGGGCATGTATCCACCCGGATCGACCTTCAAGATCGTCTCGATGATGGCCGGCATGCGTGCCGGCGTGGTCAATCCCGGGACCCGGCTCCAGCCCTGCACTGGCCACTACCAGTTCGGCAGCCGCGCGTTCGGCTGCTGGAAGCACGAAGGCCACGGCTCCCTCAACCTGGTGGAGGCGCTGGCCAAGTCCTGCGACGTCTACTTCTATCAGGTGGGACTGGCGCTCGGGCTTCCGCGCCTCGAGGAGGCGGCGCGCGAGTTCGGGCTCGGGGAACGCACCGGCGTCGACCTGCCTGAGGAGCGGCGCGGGCTGGTGCCGGGCGAGTCGTGGTACGACCGGCGCTTCGGCGCCGGGCGCTGGAGCAAGGGGCTGGTGCTCAACATCGCGATCGGCCAGGGCGAATTGCTGGTGACGCCGATCCAGCTCGCGCTGCTGTGCGCCGAATCGGCCAATGGCGGACACGCGGTGCGCCCGCACATCGTACGCGCGGTGCGCGGCGTGCAGGACTTCCACCAGCCGAAGCCTCTGCAGGCCGGCTTCGCGGCGCCGCCGCGCGCCTGGGAAGCGTTGCATCAGGCCATGGAGGACGTGGTCGACGACGGCACCGCCACGCTCGCGAGAATTCCCGGGATCTCGATCGCCGGCAAGACCGGCACCGCGCAGAACCCGCACGGCAAGGATCACGCGCTGTTCGTCTGTTACGCCCCGGCCAACCAGCCGACCCTGGCGATGTCGTTCGTGGTCGAGAACAGCGGCCACGGCGGAGTCATCTGCGCGCCGATCGCGAGCGAGGTGCTTCGGCGCGTGCTCGGTTCGGATTCGACGCACGTGACGCCGTTGATGGCCAGACACGCGGCGCGCGACACCCTGGCGGCCGACACCACCGGAGTCGAGAGTGGCGATTAGGCTCCGCTGGCGGCTGCCGCCGATCGATCTCCCGCTGGCCGGCGCGGCGCTCGGGCTGGTCATCATCGGCCTGCTCACCGTGTACAGCGCGACCACCGTGCCGGGTGCTCATCAGGGACTGTGGCTGAAGCAGCTGTTGTGGGCGTTCCTGGCGGTGGCTGCCGCCTGGCTGGTGGTTGCGGTCCCCTTTCGCATCTTCGACTCGCTCGCGTGGCCGGCCTACGTGGTCTCGGTGCTGCTGCTGGCCGCGGTGCTGGTGGTGGGCACCAGCGTGATGGGCGCCAAACGCTGGCTCGACCTCGGCCCGCTGCGCTTCCAGCCCTCGGAGCTCGCGAAGATCGCCACGGTGTGGGTGCTGGCGCGACGCTTCGACAACCCGCGGCTCGACCTGCGCCGCGTGCGCGACTGGCTGCTGCCGCTGTTCCTGGTGCTGGTGCCGATGGCGCTGGTGGCGAAGGAGCCCGACCTCGGCACGTCGCTGGCGTTCCCGGTGATGCTGGTGACCATGTACTACTGGGCCGGCATGCCGCTCTCGCAGCTGCTGCTCGGGCTGTCGCCGGTGCTGAACGTGGTGCTGTTCTTCGTCACCGGATCGCTGTGGTGGTTCGCGGGCCTGTTCGCGGCCCTCCTGGCCCTGATCCGGCCGCGTCCGGTGGTGCTGGCGGTGATCCTGGCGGTGAACGGCGCGGTGGCCTACGCGGTGCCGCACCTGTGGGACCACCTGCACGACTACCAGAAGCGGCGCATCGAGACCTTCCTCAATCCCGGGAGCGATCCGTACGGGGCGGGCTACCAGATCATCCAGTCGCGCATCGCGATCGGCTCGGGCGGGGTGATGGGCAAGGGTTACCTCAAGGGATCGCAAAAGGCGCTCGCCTATCTGCCCATGCGTCACACCGACTTCATCTATTCCGTGGTGGGAGAAGAGCTGGGCTTTCTCGGCTCATTGACGGTGGTGATACTTTACGTGCTGCTCATCCTACGCGGCTATCGGATCGCGATGGTGGCGCGAAGTCAGTTCGCGAGCCTGATGGCGGTGGGACTGGTGAGCGCGCTCTTCTATCACATCATGGTGAACATGCTGATGACGATCGGTTGGGCCCCGGTGACCGGCCTGCCCCTTCCTCTGATCTCGTACGGTGGCACGGCGCTGGTGGTGAACGCGGTGCAGATCGGCCTGCTCGAGAACGTGGCGTTGAGAAGGCGGGAGACCTGATGCATCCCGAACTCTGGCACTGGGGAGCCATCCACCTCCGTTCGTACGGGGTGATGCTGGCGGTCGCATTCCTGGTCGGCACCTGGATCGCGACGCTGGAAGCGCGCCGCCTGCGCCTGGACGAGGATCGGCTGGTGACGGTGATCCTGGTGGCGCTGGTCTCGGGCGTGCTCGGAGCGCGCTTGCTCTACGTGCTCGAGCACGTCGAAGAGTTCCGCCGCGAGTGGGGCAGCATCTTCGCGCTCTGGCAGGGCGGATTGACGCTATACGGAGGCGTGGTGTCGGGCACCGTCGCCGGGCTGGTCACCGCGCGGCGACTCGGGCTGCCGATGTGGGTGACGGCCGACGCGCTCACGCCGGCGGTGGCGCTGGGCACGATGTTCGGCCGCGTCGGCTGCTTCCTCAACGGTTGCTGCTACGGCCGGCCGACGCGGATGCCGTGGGGCGTGGTGTTTCCGCCCGACTCGTACGCCGGCCTCGAGTTCGGCAACGCGCGGCTGCATCCTTCCCAGCTCTACGCCGCCTTCGCGGGACTCATCCTGTTCCTGATCTTCTGGGGCATTCGCACGCGAACCCGGGTGGCTGGAGTCCTGTTCTGGACCTTCATCGCCGTGTTCGCGGTGCTTCGCATCGGCATCGACTTCACGCGCGCATGGGAGCGCGACGCCCAGGTCTTCACGATCCGCGATCTGCCGATCACCGAGAGCCAGATCACCAGTGGCGTGCTGATCCTGTTCGCGGTGCTGATGATCCTGCGTCTCCAGCGGGCATCGCGCAGCCCCGCGGCGCCCTCGGCCCGCGCCGGCAGCGCCGCGCCGCCCGAGCCGGTGTCGTCCGCCGCGCCTCGGGGCTGAGTTGCGGGCGATTCGTCTCGCCGTTCTCGGCGATCCACTCCTCTACACACGCTCTCCCGAGCTGCACCGTGCCGGGCTCGCGGCGCTCGGACTCGAGGGCGAGTCCTCGGCGATCCGGACCTCGGTCGATCGGCTTCCCGCGCGGCTCGACGAGCTTGAGGCGCATGGCTTCCGCGGCGTCAACCTCACCCATCCACTGAAAGAGGCGGCGCTCGCGCAGGTCGGGCGCGCCTCGGCAAGCGCCACGAGAGCTCGCTCGGTCAACACCATCGGTTTTGCCGCCGGCGGTCGCTGGGGCGAGACCACCGATGGGGCGGGCTTCCTCGACCTGCTGCGGAACACGAGCCGCGAGCCGTCGCGCGAGCGGGTGGTGTTGTTCGGCTCGGGCGGCGCCTCGCGAAGCCTGGCGCTGGCCCTGCTCGAGGCGGGATGCGCGAGCGTCATGGTCGCGAGCCGCGATCCGGCCGGAGCCGCCGCGGCCTGGCGCGAGATTCACGGCGCCTCGCTCGCGGGGCTCGAGACGCGCGAGCTGGCCGAGACGCTCGGGCGCGCGACGCTGATCGTCAACGGGACGCCGCGCTCTTCGGCGAGCGAGCCGGTGCCGGTCGAGCGATTGCCGCGCGCCGCGGTGCTCGTGGATCTCACCTACGGCGCCGCCCCACCCGGCTGGGTCACCGCGGCACGTTCGGCCGGACTTCGGGCCGAGGACGGCCTCGGCCTGCTGGTTCATCAGGCGCGACGCTCGCTGTCGTTGTGGTTGGAGCGCGACGTCCCGCTCGCCCCCCTGGCGCGTGCGGTAGGATGGGCGCCATGACTCTGGGGGCATTCTCGGCCGCGCGGGAATCGAGCCGGGCGCTGGCGCGCGGGCTCTCCGACTTCCTTTGGCCGCAGCGCTGCGCGGGTTGTGGG
This genomic window from Candidatus Sulfotelmatobacter sp. contains:
- the mrdA gene encoding penicillin-binding protein 2 codes for the protein MALSAPERQAREQRFRLLAGVALAGFGLVTLGLLRLQVAEHERYAELSKENRVRLEVLRAPRGAIYDRNGELLADSAPSFTILFSPFPAESAQRAAVTRTSVWLSRVSKLTGVDSNDVRRLVSQANHSGHSSPLLRDAPFAVLAGVEESRAELPGIEVQVEPLRRYPNGALAAHLLGYAGEINDTELDSLTDQGYQSGDLLGRSGVEKSYEEILRGHDGAEYVVVNAMGKRVSALAGEPPRPPVPGHDLVLTLDLKVQRALEAAMRNVARGAAVVVDPRDGGILALVSRPAFDPNEFSHGLSYERWNELNSAAANPLLDRAIQGMYPPGSTFKIVSMMAGMRAGVVNPGTRLQPCTGHYQFGSRAFGCWKHEGHGSLNLVEALAKSCDVYFYQVGLALGLPRLEEAAREFGLGERTGVDLPEERRGLVPGESWYDRRFGAGRWSKGLVLNIAIGQGELLVTPIQLALLCAESANGGHAVRPHIVRAVRGVQDFHQPKPLQAGFAAPPRAWEALHQAMEDVVDDGTATLARIPGISIAGKTGTAQNPHGKDHALFVCYAPANQPTLAMSFVVENSGHGGVICAPIASEVLRRVLGSDSTHVTPLMARHAARDTLAADTTGVESGD
- the rodA gene encoding rod shape-determining protein RodA codes for the protein MAIRLRWRLPPIDLPLAGAALGLVIIGLLTVYSATTVPGAHQGLWLKQLLWAFLAVAAAWLVVAVPFRIFDSLAWPAYVVSVLLLAAVLVVGTSVMGAKRWLDLGPLRFQPSELAKIATVWVLARRFDNPRLDLRRVRDWLLPLFLVLVPMALVAKEPDLGTSLAFPVMLVTMYYWAGMPLSQLLLGLSPVLNVVLFFVTGSLWWFAGLFAALLALIRPRPVVLAVILAVNGAVAYAVPHLWDHLHDYQKRRIETFLNPGSDPYGAGYQIIQSRIAIGSGGVMGKGYLKGSQKALAYLPMRHTDFIYSVVGEELGFLGSLTVVILYVLLILRGYRIAMVARSQFASLMAVGLVSALFYHIMVNMLMTIGWAPVTGLPLPLISYGGTALVVNAVQIGLLENVALRRRET
- the lgt gene encoding prolipoprotein diacylglyceryl transferase, with the translated sequence MHPELWHWGAIHLRSYGVMLAVAFLVGTWIATLEARRLRLDEDRLVTVILVALVSGVLGARLLYVLEHVEEFRREWGSIFALWQGGLTLYGGVVSGTVAGLVTARRLGLPMWVTADALTPAVALGTMFGRVGCFLNGCCYGRPTRMPWGVVFPPDSYAGLEFGNARLHPSQLYAAFAGLILFLIFWGIRTRTRVAGVLFWTFIAVFAVLRIGIDFTRAWERDAQVFTIRDLPITESQITSGVLILFAVLMILRLQRASRSPAAPSARAGSAAPPEPVSSAAPRG